Proteins encoded within one genomic window of Cryptococcus neoformans var. grubii H99 chromosome 4, complete sequence:
- a CDS encoding beta-catenin-like protein 1 translates to MPPPENPPIDPFPPLRPTFSPVESRSTSYAAVVRRNTNTNTTTNISANTGPSASTNTDTNTTGASSAERDTEERYSGESLSGRERVHPWRENIHPWRERIMESNGNQNQGDTTGGMDGAGGSVDGNTSINPDVSAPSSSSAHSNTRANTDSQTNSDPSAPFTLREMLRNIQAPSPAPATSSSAWASVPGPAQAPSSRSTSRIGVNGLPYVRYYDFNHPARDGNGGNAGMIMRENDDRPTASGLLSRMIDSSTSTSVSAATRNQSQSQNQNRSQTGAQIQTHDQSAYPPLPVNRPSAARRGPPIITDGSDRYASGSTPMAQGQGQGQQRNHFGPIYPVPLRNTNNNANTNRGDNNGGNGTAAGEGDDNDVIVSFLPSPPRLFDSDGDSLHSLTDDEEDDGNRVYGDGGDAGELWDEVEWMREVLDGDHASGTGAGISAGAGAGAGTRNERPFPLRRPGLGSTQADGTTGQGADLQRGGFNRRRDYLDFLDHMVNLPNNSSIPGVRTLTQDLLDSLNSNRFSQTLHTRTHVQDLINDNLNINPNPDPNRNRNTSTNNSIGSVAEGQAHGISRPLEYALNISRSSSRAESRAAGLSPTNVGPVQAGVQPPVLVSSTPASSSRLSRGRRARSAGPDLDVDGRREGAEGERGENSPARKRSRTSACSSSSASSSLNDSTGSALSSSSSGASSSAQAQLRQQSGPARHFRPPYLSYSSFPVDTLLPLDLGFPQPPSSAHLTLSSHIHRPSPILAPAPLATAETEIGAETTAGSGRRAVRESENIPPRPSIAPSNLGYPAIRPRITFSHPRPTRTDSDATSLMTTLPVPRGVGIFYWEAEVLAKGEEGFISVGWIAGLPTPIITPGQKDVNNTNVNASGSGSGSRALNANTIPNTGGAGGHAGVPMRNMRRLVGWSKGSWGWHGDDGRLFAGQGMGERFSETWGEGDIVGLGLDQTTSTLFFTKNGVLVGSKTFPSLPSCCPPPPSSSPSPFASHRHPVITKSTDTLLYPAVGLRSQGESVAVNLCGPFKYDIEAHVRGVKERVSKEVGGVEVKRVGSVVDLVDDLDVAGTNAEQAKGSEEKCEGGTESEMKESIDSSRIGTPIHRISSATTPMSTMAPGPTSRDSEKLPPSAPLDPLRQTTTAFVLDYLNHHGHTKAEGMMRRAIGERNWIGAYTSPSSSSSSTNNNHISNLTTSDNIRMIKPNPTLQDFPTISSALLYLSNLIRKPFEERVPWTLWRELALLDKVSAQSWEDMKGKGKGKEKSQGNNIRNVRHEADKSDGMEREELELEGSLLVYDFLHAAVFSVADHDSIKVDGEEGERQEQDADARTIAIGRKIQERLQRPSTSLPTSTSPAILKPRLQEDDWVAYAKEAFGAIVNPHGYSTSEKWAHWRERLAGRLEVYLRQRRNLPQISRLETAIIQTNAVIHALAQKKPNSGAAFIDVKEALELNEAKGK, encoded by the exons ATGCCCCCGCCAGAGAATCCACCGATCGATCCATTCCCGCCTCTCAGACCTACGTTCTCGCCTGTAGAATCTAGATCCACATCTTACGCTGCTGTTGTTAGACGGAATACAAACACAAACACAACCACAAACATAAGCGCAAATACGGGTCCGTCTGCCTCTACGAATACGGATACGAACACAACCGGAGCGTCTTCTGCAGAGAGAGACACGGAGGAAAGATATTCTGGAGAAAGTTTGTcaggaagggagagggtACATCCTTGGAGGGAGAATATACATCCTTGGCGCGAGAGAATAATGGAAAGCAACGGAAATCAAAACCAGGGAGATACGACTGGTGGCATGGACGGTGCGGGTGGTAGTGTCGATGGCAACACAAGCATCAACCCCGACGTTAGCGCTCCCAGCAGCTCAAGTGCACACTCAAACACACGCGCGAACACGGATTCACAAACAAATTCAGACCCTTCTGCCCCATTTACCCTTCGCGAGATGCTAAGGAATATCCAAGCTCCGTCTCCGGCACCTGctacttcctcctcggcaTGGGCATCAGTGCCAGGGCCAGCCCAAGCACCATCATCGAGATCGACGTCGCGTATCGGTGTTAACGGATTGCCATATGTTCGTTATTATGATTTTAATCATCCTGCTAGAGACGGGAATGGAGGAAATGCGGGAATGATTATGAGAGAGAATGATGATCGGCCAACTGCCTCAGGGT TGCTCTCACGGATGATTgattcttccacctccacctctgtATCAGCGGCGACTCGGAACCAGAGCCAAAGTCAAAATCAAAATCGAAGTCAAACTGGAGCACAAATTCAGACCCATGACCAAAGTGCATACCCCCCACTGCCAGTCAATCGGCCCTCCGCTGCCCGTAGGGGTCCACCTATCATCACTGATGGAAGTGATCGGTATGCATCCGGGTCTACGCCTATGGCCCAAGGACAGGGACAGGGACAGCAGAGGAATCATTTTGGTCCAATTTATCCTGTTCCCCTGCGcaacaccaacaacaacgccAATACCAACCGCGGCGATAATAACGGTGGTAATGGAACAGCAGCTGGCGAAGGGGATGATAACGACGTGAttgtctcctttctcccatctcctcccaGGTTATTCGACTCAGACGGCGATTCGCTTCATTCCTTGAcagacgacgaggaggacgatggCAACCGGGTgtatggagatggaggggaCGCGGGCGAATTGTGGGATGAAGTTGAGTGGATGCGGGAAGTTTTGGATGGTGATCATGCAAGCGGGACCGGGGCTGGGATTAGCGCTGGCGCTGGCGCAGGTGCTGGGACAAGAAATGAAAGACCATTTCCACTTCGCCGCCCGGGCCTGGGTTCAACACAAGCAGATGGAACAACTGGCCAAGGAGCGGATCTACAGAGAGGAGGATTTAATAGACGGCGGGATTATCTTGATTTCCTCGACCATATGGTCAACCTTCCAAACAATTCATCGATACCGGGTGTACGTACTCTTACTCAGGATCTTTTGGATTCTTTGAATTCGAACCGTTTTTCGCAGACATTACATACCCGTACCCATGTCCAGGACCTTATCAACGACAATCTCAACATTAACCCCAACCCCGACCCCAACCGCAACCGCAACACCAGCACCAACAACAGCATCGGGTCGGTTGCGGAAGGGCAAGCGCACGGAATCTCTCGGCCATTGGAATACGCTCTCAACATCAGCCGTTCTTCATCTCGTGCCGAATCTCGAGCTGCAGGACTTTCACCAACAAACGTCGGTCCCGTTCAAGCTGGGGTCCAACCTCCTGTCTTGGTCAGTTCTACTCCTGCTTCGAGCTCGAGGCTTTCtagagggaggagggcaCGTTCGGCAGGTCCGGATTTGGATGTCGATGGACGCAGGGAAGGGGCCGAAGGAGAGCGAGGTGAGAATAGTCCTGCAAGGAAGAGGTCTAGGACATCTGCTTGTTCGTCGTCCTccgcatcttcttccttaaACGACAGTACCGGTTCGGCgctgtcttcttcctcctcaggagcctcatcatcagcacaaGCGCAGTTGCGACAACAATCTGGACCGGCAAGGCATTTTAGACCTCCATACCTCTCCTACTCCTCTTTCCCGGTTGatactcttctccctttgGATTTAGGTTTCCCCCAacccccttcttctgctcaTCTCACGCTATCTTCGCACATACATCGACCATCTCCCATTTTGGCGCCTGCTCCCCTTGCGACTGCCGAAACCGAGATCGGAGCCGAGACCACGGCTGGGAgtgggaggagggcggTAAGGGAGTCAGAGAACATACCCCCCCGCCCAAGTATCGCTCCATCGAACCTTGGATACCCTGCCATCCGTCCGCGTATAACCTTCTCCCACCCTCGCCCCACTCGAACGGATAGTGATGCCACCAGTCTTATGACCACCCTTCCTGTCCCAAGAGGAGTGGGTATCTTTTATTGGGAAGCAGAAGTGTTAGCCaagggggaggaagggttTATCTCTGTTGGCTGGATTGCTGGATTGCCAACGCCCATCATCACCCCTGGTCAAAAGGATGTTAACAACACAAACGTCAACGCAAGTGGAAGTGGGAGTGGAAGCAGGGCTTTGAATGCGAATACAATCCCAAATACAGGAGGTGCAGGAGGGCATGCGGGCGTACCGATGAGGAATATGCGAAGACTCGTAGGGTGGAGTAAAGGGTCGTGGGGATGGCATGGGGATGATGGGCGGTTGTTTGCTGGGCAGGGCATGGGTGAACGGTTCAGCGAGACTTGGGGCG AGGGTGATATTGTCGGACTCGGGTTGGATCAAACGACCTCGACATTGTTCTTCACCAAGAACGGAGTACTTGTCGGTTCAAAGACATTcccctcccttccatcttgctgccctcctcccccttcttcctcgccgtCGCCGTTTGCCTCACACCGTCATCCAGTGATCACGAAATCGACAGATACACTTTTGTACCCGGCGGTAGGACTTCGTTCTCAGGGAGAGAGCGTGGCGGTCAACTTGTGCGGCCCGTTCAAATATGATATTGAAGCACATGTCAGAGGAGTGAAAGAGAGGGTGAGCAAGGAGGTGGGaggggtggaggtgaaGAGGGTGGGTAGTGTCGTTGATCTAGTCGATGATCTGGATGTTGCGGGTACGAACGCAGAACAAGCGAAGGGGTCTGAAGAGAAATGTGAGGGAGGAACGGAATCAGAGATGAAAGAGTCCATCGACTCTAGTCGGATTGGTACACCGATCCATCGTATTTCTTCGGCTACAACCCCAATGTCGACGATGGCTCCCGGACCCACCTCACGCGATAGTGAGAAGCTTCCACCCTCCGCTCCACTCGATCCCCTTCGCCAGACGACCACTGCTTTTGTCCTTGATTATCTTAATCATCATGGTCATACGAAAGCTgaggggatgatgagaCGGGCGATTGGCGAGAGGAATTGGATCGGGGCATACACATCCccgtcttcgtcttcttcatctacCAATAACAACCATATCTCGAACCTCACTACCTCTGACAACATCCGCATGATCAAACCCAACCCAACCCTGCAAGATTTCCCAACCATCTCTTCCGCTTTGCTATATCTGTCGAATTTAATTCGCAAACCGTTTGAAGAGCGGGTTCCATGGACCTTATGGAGGGAGCTCGCACTTCTGGATAAGGTCAGCGCACAGAGCTGGGAAGATatgaagggaaaggggaaggggaaagaaaaatcGCAGGGGAACAATATAAGAAATGTGAGGCACGAGGCAGATAAGTCGGATGGAATGGAGCGCGAGGAGTTGGAGCTGGAAGGAAGCTTGCTGGTATACGATTTCCTGCATGCGGCAGTGTTCTCAGTTGCCGATCACGATTCCATCAAAgtggatggagaagagggggagaggCAAGAGCAGGATGCGGATGCGCGAACGATCGCTATAGGTCGAAAGATTCAAGAACGTCTTCAGCGCCCGTCTACTTCACTCCCAACGTCAACATCACCAGCCATTCTCAAACCCCGGCTTCAGGAAGATGATTGGGTGGCATATGCTAAAGAAGCATTTGGAGCTATTGTTAATCCACATGGATATAGCACGAGTGAGAAATGGGCCCATTGGAGGGAACGTTTAGCAGGGAGATTGGAAGTTTACTTGAGAC AACGCCGAAACCTTCCTCAAATCTCCAGGCTTGAGACGGCCATCATCCAAACTAACGCCGTGATTCATGCCCTGGCCCAGAAGAAACCAAATAGTGGGGCGGCATTTATTGATGTCAAGGAGGCCTTGGAATTAAATGAAGCGAAAGGAAAGTGA
- a CDS encoding beta-catenin-like protein 1 has translation MDIDKMFKLPSLPSGGNKRKMGDLPNPETLKKYKPSEPQAASEMIPPPPPGGLNGKGKGRAVTVEDDDVEAEYSRGEDVYDGEDDEEGRFFGGGLNKEQEQILDIFDAAGEGEQGPTLDLPALRRQIGKFQRIVMKNAEQRGKFPDDPSKFIDSESDLDTSLKAFLPLTQNPPLFYPELVKSGIIPIFANLLSHENTDIAIDVVEVIQELTDEDVGGEVDDLNGEEETGSETRMAMGQLIDELLNNSLLDLLVSNLSRLDESEDTDSQGVFHILGVFENLLSFMPPLADQIVEGTALLQWLLQRIKKKEYDSNKQYASEIMAILLQDSRANVLKLGQLDGMDVMLQVLSQYLKVDPGDSEEVEFMENVFDSVCSSLAQPEMKKAFLDAEGVELMVLMMKEKRLAKTRAIKVLDYALQTESGSPACERFVQALGLKTFFSAFMSSASSKAGGKKNKSKLGAAAATSAVEDEEHMLGILASLFTNLASDSPERIRVIAKFVEGGYEKVERLLEVRDAAEGRLGSVIKEIEYERKVMQANEEEITDVEETEWYLRKMDAGLASLQNADYVLAWVCMEDDGAMTHARLLLSRKNMNFKTIAAVLTEFKNNVGDNDEPDEEDGQRQADDAANTQKMILEHLIAFLEGL, from the exons ATGGATATTGATAAAATGTTTAaacttccctccctcccttcGGGAGGGAACAAGCGCAAGATGGGCGATCTGCCTAATCCCG AAACGTTGAAAAAATACAAGCCTTCCGAACCGCAAGCAGCTTCTGAGATGATaccccctcctccacctggCGGACTgaatgggaaaggaaaagggagagcGGTGACGgtagaggatgatgatgtcgaGGCCGAATACTCGCGAG GGGAAGACGTCTATGATGGtgaagacgatgaggaaggaaggttcTTTGGGGGTGGGCTTAACAAGGAGCAGGAG CAAATTCTTGATATATTTGATGCAGCCGGCGAAGGCGAACAAGGTCCCACTCTTGATCTACCAGCGCTCAGAAGGCAGATAGGCAAGTTTCAGCGGATTGTGATGAAAAACGCCGAGCAGCGTGGGAAATTCCCTGATGATCCTTCCAA ATTTATCGACTCTGAATCCGACCTCGATACCTCTCTCAAAgccttcctccccctcaCTCAGAACCCGCCGCTCTTCTACCCCGAACTCGTGAAATCCGGTATCATCCCCATTTTCGCCAACCTGCTTTCTCACGAAAACACTGATATAGCGATTGACGTTGTGGAGGTGATACAAGAGTTGACGGACGAAGatgttggaggagaagtGGATGATTTGAAcggtgaggaagagacgggAAGTGAGACGAGGATGGCAATGGGTCAGTTGATCGACGAGCTT CTGAACAACTCTCTTCTCGACTTGCTCGTTTCCAACCTCTCTCGTCTCGACGAATCCGAAGATACGGACTCTCAAGGTGTTTTCCACATTCTCGGCGTTTTTGAAAACCTTTTATCATTTATGCCTCCCCTGGCCGATCAGATTGTTGAAGGAACGGCTCTACTCCAGTGGCTATTGCAGCgtatcaagaagaaggagtatGATAGCAATAAGCAATACGCGAGTGAGATCATGGCGATCCTTTTGCAGGATAGTCGGGCGAATGTGCTCAAGCTGGGCCAGTTGGATGGAATGGACGTGATGCTGCAGGTTTTGTCT CAATACCTCAAGGTAGATCCTGGAGACAGCGAGGAAGTAGAGTTCATGGAGAACGTGTTTGACAGCGtctgctcttctttggcCCAGCCCGAAATGAAAAAAGCATTCTTGGATGCTGAAGGTGTGGAGCTCATGGTCCTGATGATGAA GGAAAAGCGCCTCGCCAAAACGCGCGCCATCAAAGTCCTCGACTATGCCCTCCAAACCGAATCCGGCTCTCCCGCATGTGAGCGCTTCGTCCAAGCTCTCGGTCTCAAAACCTTTTTCTCTGCCTTCATgtcctccgcctcctcaaaggcaggagggaagaagaacaaatCCAAACTTGGCGCTGCTGCGGCTACTTCGGcagttgaagatgaagagcacATGCTAGGTATTTTGGCGAGCCTCTTCACGAATCTTGCCAGTGATAGTCCAGAGAGAATTCGGGTGATTGCCAAGTTTGTGGAAGGGGGTTATGAAAAGGTGGAGAGGCTGTTGGAGGTGAGGGACGCTGCTGAGGGGAGGTTGGGGTCGGTTATCAAGGAGATTGAATACGAGCGGAAA GTGATGCAAGcgaacgaagaagaaatcaCCGACGTTGAAGAAACAGAGTGGTATCTCCGAAAGATGGATGCGGGGCTTGCGTCATTGCAAAACGCAGACTACGTGTTGGCATGGGTGTGtatggaggatgatggg GCCATGACACATGCTCGATTGTTGTTATCAAGAAAGAACATGAACTTCAAAACGATCGCTGCTGTCCTTACCG AGTTCAAGAACAATGTCGGTGATAATGATGAGCcagacgaggaagatggacaaAGACAAGCGGATGATGCGGCGAACACTCAAAAGATGATATTGGAGCATTTGATTGCGTTTTTGGAGGGTCTTTGA
- a CDS encoding beta-catenin-like protein 1, variant, with product MPPPENPPIDPFPPLRPTFSPVESRSTSYAAVVRRNTNTNTTTNISANTGPSASTNTDTNTTGASSAERDTEERYSGESLSGRERVHPWRENIHPWRERIMESNGNQNQGDTTGGMDGAGGSVDGNTSINPDVSAPSSSSAHSNTRANTDSQTNSDPSAPFTLREMLRNIQAPSPAPATSSSAWASVPGPAQAPSSRSTSRIGVNGLPYVRYYDFNHPARDGNGGNAGMIMRENDDRPTASGLLSRMIDSSTSTSVSAATRNQSQSQNQNRSQTGAQIQTHDQSAYPPLPVNRPSAARRGPPIITDGSDRYASGSTPMAQGQGQGQQRNHFGPIYPVPLRNTNNNANTNRGDNNGGNGTAAGEGDDNDVIVSFLPSPPRLFDSDGDSLHSLTDDEEDDGNRVYGDGGDAGELWDEVEWMREVLDGDHASGTGAGISAGAGAGAGTRNERPFPLRRPGLGSTQADGTTGQGADLQRGGFNRRRDYLDFLDHMVNLPNNSSIPGTLHTRTHVQDLINDNLNINPNPDPNRNRNTSTNNSIGSVAEGQAHGISRPLEYALNISRSSSRAESRAAGLSPTNVGPVQAGVQPPVLVSSTPASSSRLSRGRRARSAGPDLDVDGRREGAEGERGENSPARKRSRTSACSSSSASSSLNDSTGSALSSSSSGASSSAQAQLRQQSGPARHFRPPYLSYSSFPVDTLLPLDLGFPQPPSSAHLTLSSHIHRPSPILAPAPLATAETEIGAETTAGSGRRAVRESENIPPRPSIAPSNLGYPAIRPRITFSHPRPTRTDSDATSLMTTLPVPRGVGIFYWEAEVLAKGEEGFISVGWIAGLPTPIITPGQKDVNNTNVNASGSGSGSRALNANTIPNTGGAGGHAGVPMRNMRRLVGWSKGSWGWHGDDGRLFAGQGMGERFSETWGEGDIVGLGLDQTTSTLFFTKNGVLVGSKTFPSLPSCCPPPPSSSPSPFASHRHPVITKSTDTLLYPAVGLRSQGESVAVNLCGPFKYDIEAHVRGVKERVSKEVGGVEVKRVGSVVDLVDDLDVAGTNAEQAKGSEEKCEGGTESEMKESIDSSRIGTPIHRISSATTPMSTMAPGPTSRDSEKLPPSAPLDPLRQTTTAFVLDYLNHHGHTKAEGMMRRAIGERNWIGAYTSPSSSSSSTNNNHISNLTTSDNIRMIKPNPTLQDFPTISSALLYLSNLIRKPFEERVPWTLWRELALLDKVSAQSWEDMKGKGKGKEKSQGNNIRNVRHEADKSDGMEREELELEGSLLVYDFLHAAVFSVADHDSIKVDGEEGERQEQDADARTIAIGRKIQERLQRPSTSLPTSTSPAILKPRLQEDDWVAYAKEAFGAIVNPHGYSTSEKWAHWRERLAGRLEVYLRQRRNLPQISRLETAIIQTNAVIHALAQKKPNSGAAFIDVKEALELNEAKGK from the exons ATGCCCCCGCCAGAGAATCCACCGATCGATCCATTCCCGCCTCTCAGACCTACGTTCTCGCCTGTAGAATCTAGATCCACATCTTACGCTGCTGTTGTTAGACGGAATACAAACACAAACACAACCACAAACATAAGCGCAAATACGGGTCCGTCTGCCTCTACGAATACGGATACGAACACAACCGGAGCGTCTTCTGCAGAGAGAGACACGGAGGAAAGATATTCTGGAGAAAGTTTGTcaggaagggagagggtACATCCTTGGAGGGAGAATATACATCCTTGGCGCGAGAGAATAATGGAAAGCAACGGAAATCAAAACCAGGGAGATACGACTGGTGGCATGGACGGTGCGGGTGGTAGTGTCGATGGCAACACAAGCATCAACCCCGACGTTAGCGCTCCCAGCAGCTCAAGTGCACACTCAAACACACGCGCGAACACGGATTCACAAACAAATTCAGACCCTTCTGCCCCATTTACCCTTCGCGAGATGCTAAGGAATATCCAAGCTCCGTCTCCGGCACCTGctacttcctcctcggcaTGGGCATCAGTGCCAGGGCCAGCCCAAGCACCATCATCGAGATCGACGTCGCGTATCGGTGTTAACGGATTGCCATATGTTCGTTATTATGATTTTAATCATCCTGCTAGAGACGGGAATGGAGGAAATGCGGGAATGATTATGAGAGAGAATGATGATCGGCCAACTGCCTCAGGGT TGCTCTCACGGATGATTgattcttccacctccacctctgtATCAGCGGCGACTCGGAACCAGAGCCAAAGTCAAAATCAAAATCGAAGTCAAACTGGAGCACAAATTCAGACCCATGACCAAAGTGCATACCCCCCACTGCCAGTCAATCGGCCCTCCGCTGCCCGTAGGGGTCCACCTATCATCACTGATGGAAGTGATCGGTATGCATCCGGGTCTACGCCTATGGCCCAAGGACAGGGACAGGGACAGCAGAGGAATCATTTTGGTCCAATTTATCCTGTTCCCCTGCGcaacaccaacaacaacgccAATACCAACCGCGGCGATAATAACGGTGGTAATGGAACAGCAGCTGGCGAAGGGGATGATAACGACGTGAttgtctcctttctcccatctcctcccaGGTTATTCGACTCAGACGGCGATTCGCTTCATTCCTTGAcagacgacgaggaggacgatggCAACCGGGTgtatggagatggaggggaCGCGGGCGAATTGTGGGATGAAGTTGAGTGGATGCGGGAAGTTTTGGATGGTGATCATGCAAGCGGGACCGGGGCTGGGATTAGCGCTGGCGCTGGCGCAGGTGCTGGGACAAGAAATGAAAGACCATTTCCACTTCGCCGCCCGGGCCTGGGTTCAACACAAGCAGATGGAACAACTGGCCAAGGAGCGGATCTACAGAGAGGAGGATTTAATAGACGGCGGGATTATCTTGATTTCCTCGACCATATGGTCAACCTTCCAAACAATTCATCGATACCGGGT ACATTACATACCCGTACCCATGTCCAGGACCTTATCAACGACAATCTCAACATTAACCCCAACCCCGACCCCAACCGCAACCGCAACACCAGCACCAACAACAGCATCGGGTCGGTTGCGGAAGGGCAAGCGCACGGAATCTCTCGGCCATTGGAATACGCTCTCAACATCAGCCGTTCTTCATCTCGTGCCGAATCTCGAGCTGCAGGACTTTCACCAACAAACGTCGGTCCCGTTCAAGCTGGGGTCCAACCTCCTGTCTTGGTCAGTTCTACTCCTGCTTCGAGCTCGAGGCTTTCtagagggaggagggcaCGTTCGGCAGGTCCGGATTTGGATGTCGATGGACGCAGGGAAGGGGCCGAAGGAGAGCGAGGTGAGAATAGTCCTGCAAGGAAGAGGTCTAGGACATCTGCTTGTTCGTCGTCCTccgcatcttcttccttaaACGACAGTACCGGTTCGGCgctgtcttcttcctcctcaggagcctcatcatcagcacaaGCGCAGTTGCGACAACAATCTGGACCGGCAAGGCATTTTAGACCTCCATACCTCTCCTACTCCTCTTTCCCGGTTGatactcttctccctttgGATTTAGGTTTCCCCCAacccccttcttctgctcaTCTCACGCTATCTTCGCACATACATCGACCATCTCCCATTTTGGCGCCTGCTCCCCTTGCGACTGCCGAAACCGAGATCGGAGCCGAGACCACGGCTGGGAgtgggaggagggcggTAAGGGAGTCAGAGAACATACCCCCCCGCCCAAGTATCGCTCCATCGAACCTTGGATACCCTGCCATCCGTCCGCGTATAACCTTCTCCCACCCTCGCCCCACTCGAACGGATAGTGATGCCACCAGTCTTATGACCACCCTTCCTGTCCCAAGAGGAGTGGGTATCTTTTATTGGGAAGCAGAAGTGTTAGCCaagggggaggaagggttTATCTCTGTTGGCTGGATTGCTGGATTGCCAACGCCCATCATCACCCCTGGTCAAAAGGATGTTAACAACACAAACGTCAACGCAAGTGGAAGTGGGAGTGGAAGCAGGGCTTTGAATGCGAATACAATCCCAAATACAGGAGGTGCAGGAGGGCATGCGGGCGTACCGATGAGGAATATGCGAAGACTCGTAGGGTGGAGTAAAGGGTCGTGGGGATGGCATGGGGATGATGGGCGGTTGTTTGCTGGGCAGGGCATGGGTGAACGGTTCAGCGAGACTTGGGGCG AGGGTGATATTGTCGGACTCGGGTTGGATCAAACGACCTCGACATTGTTCTTCACCAAGAACGGAGTACTTGTCGGTTCAAAGACATTcccctcccttccatcttgctgccctcctcccccttcttcctcgccgtCGCCGTTTGCCTCACACCGTCATCCAGTGATCACGAAATCGACAGATACACTTTTGTACCCGGCGGTAGGACTTCGTTCTCAGGGAGAGAGCGTGGCGGTCAACTTGTGCGGCCCGTTCAAATATGATATTGAAGCACATGTCAGAGGAGTGAAAGAGAGGGTGAGCAAGGAGGTGGGaggggtggaggtgaaGAGGGTGGGTAGTGTCGTTGATCTAGTCGATGATCTGGATGTTGCGGGTACGAACGCAGAACAAGCGAAGGGGTCTGAAGAGAAATGTGAGGGAGGAACGGAATCAGAGATGAAAGAGTCCATCGACTCTAGTCGGATTGGTACACCGATCCATCGTATTTCTTCGGCTACAACCCCAATGTCGACGATGGCTCCCGGACCCACCTCACGCGATAGTGAGAAGCTTCCACCCTCCGCTCCACTCGATCCCCTTCGCCAGACGACCACTGCTTTTGTCCTTGATTATCTTAATCATCATGGTCATACGAAAGCTgaggggatgatgagaCGGGCGATTGGCGAGAGGAATTGGATCGGGGCATACACATCCccgtcttcgtcttcttcatctacCAATAACAACCATATCTCGAACCTCACTACCTCTGACAACATCCGCATGATCAAACCCAACCCAACCCTGCAAGATTTCCCAACCATCTCTTCCGCTTTGCTATATCTGTCGAATTTAATTCGCAAACCGTTTGAAGAGCGGGTTCCATGGACCTTATGGAGGGAGCTCGCACTTCTGGATAAGGTCAGCGCACAGAGCTGGGAAGATatgaagggaaaggggaaggggaaagaaaaatcGCAGGGGAACAATATAAGAAATGTGAGGCACGAGGCAGATAAGTCGGATGGAATGGAGCGCGAGGAGTTGGAGCTGGAAGGAAGCTTGCTGGTATACGATTTCCTGCATGCGGCAGTGTTCTCAGTTGCCGATCACGATTCCATCAAAgtggatggagaagagggggagaggCAAGAGCAGGATGCGGATGCGCGAACGATCGCTATAGGTCGAAAGATTCAAGAACGTCTTCAGCGCCCGTCTACTTCACTCCCAACGTCAACATCACCAGCCATTCTCAAACCCCGGCTTCAGGAAGATGATTGGGTGGCATATGCTAAAGAAGCATTTGGAGCTATTGTTAATCCACATGGATATAGCACGAGTGAGAAATGGGCCCATTGGAGGGAACGTTTAGCAGGGAGATTGGAAGTTTACTTGAGAC AACGCCGAAACCTTCCTCAAATCTCCAGGCTTGAGACGGCCATCATCCAAACTAACGCCGTGATTCATGCCCTGGCCCAGAAGAAACCAAATAGTGGGGCGGCATTTATTGATGTCAAGGAGGCCTTGGAATTAAATGAAGCGAAAGGAAAGTGA